From Staphylothermus hellenicus DSM 12710, a single genomic window includes:
- a CDS encoding sulfatase-like hydrolase/transferase, which produces MLRKPNIVFVTIDTLRYDEANKMHFLRKIASRGILFKEYYANGPATQFSFPSIHTSLPPLWRVKPDKYNGVAIWRRTTLAEVLKRFGYRTIAFVDNPYISSYYGYSKGFDLFIDLQEYWRRIEKKRIWVRSLTGMKQSFNPLRIPERVIKWLMYHRALSAKNVDFASLLIAFIDILQYKILSINPERMPTVRGEDSVRITGHILQRYLRTPLFLWIHIMDAHDNGFGSYAPPLNRLSTLRELYILARILRKVELRTKREDLLNNEILTLLKKLRVLALKYVDLVLAKLFALLEKLISTLGDTILIITSDHGESFLEHGELYHGTILYNELLKVPLILYGAYPDDLDEITGKFSSHMDFGKMVFKILGKNEQKLWEYLNIPSLTANFYSRRAGVFAECWWERKISYAYITKCAKTIVTFYGNNVYTELYDIIKDPNEKVNIADSNPDLLKEHLNILRKHILLEGHIALTKRLHDYLKKGV; this is translated from the coding sequence ATGGGCCAGCAACGCAATTCTCCTTTCCGTCCATCCATACATCTCTGCCTCCCCTTTGGAGGGTTAAACCAGATAAGTATAATGGAGTAGCCATCTGGAGACGAACAACACTTGCAGAGGTACTTAAAAGATTCGGCTATAGAACCATAGCTTTTGTTGATAATCCCTATATATCCTCATATTATGGGTACTCTAAAGGATTTGATTTATTCATTGATCTCCAAGAATATTGGAGGAGAATAGAAAAGAAGAGGATTTGGGTCAGATCTTTGACAGGCATGAAACAGAGTTTTAACCCTTTAAGAATACCCGAGCGAGTAATTAAATGGTTGATGTACCATAGGGCCTTATCAGCTAAAAATGTTGATTTCGCCTCCTTGCTAATAGCATTTATTGATATACTTCAGTACAAGATCCTTTCTATTAATCCCGAACGTATGCCTACAGTGCGGGGTGAAGATTCTGTAAGAATAACTGGTCACATTCTACAAAGATACTTGCGAACACCCTTATTTTTATGGATCCACATCATGGACGCCCATGATAATGGATTTGGCAGTTATGCACCACCACTAAATAGACTTAGCACCCTTCGAGAATTATATATACTAGCTAGGATTCTTAGAAAAGTAGAGCTCAGGACTAAGAGGGAGGATTTACTTAACAATGAAATCTTAACATTACTTAAAAAATTACGTGTGCTAGCATTAAAATACGTCGACCTAGTACTTGCAAAACTGTTTGCACTCCTAGAGAAACTTATCTCAACCTTAGGTGATACAATTCTAATAATTACGTCAGATCATGGAGAGAGCTTCCTTGAACATGGAGAACTATATCATGGGACTATATTATATAATGAGCTATTAAAGGTTCCCTTAATCCTTTACGGTGCCTATCCTGATGATCTAGATGAAATTACTGGTAAATTTTCTTCTCATATGGATTTTGGTAAGATGGTATTTAAAATACTGGGGAAGAATGAACAAAAATTATGGGAATATTTGAATATACCCTCTTTGACAGCAAACTTCTACTCAAGAAGAGCTGGTGTGTTTGCCGAATGCTGGTGGGAAAGGAAAATTAGTTATGCATACATAACGAAGTGTGCAAAGACTATAGTCACATTTTATGGAAATAATGTTTATACTGAATTATATGACATTATTAAAGATCCGAATGAAAAGGTTAATATAGCAGATAGTAATCCAGATCTTCTAAAAGAACACTTGAATATTTTAAGGAAGCACATACTCCTAGAGGGGCATATAGCATTAACTAAGAGGCTTCATGACTACTTAAAGAAAGGTGTCTAA
- a CDS encoding glycosyltransferase: MTMYVLVVGPKITPPWDSAAASIGKGVLQSLAYLASHVDVATTCVELKRIIRNYGFVPSGVKDFEGFYGNKIRWHVVRHYSNQLLNEIKLTLIASMLIHNGDYDFLFYIGIPRNLLSIRLLGRACKAFILYVYTIPSIQSILALKYLTAKAQKLMSKLMIFTSSLHAYRILKTHLNLQHINVVPPVIDTSVFKPLNNISNYSSSHLRLGYVGPLHTPRFPVRDIAKVLVSLKSRGINASLHIRGLLRHGRRDRPYAYNIEKLFKRLLGEVNVDVKIGQLSRGELNEFYNSIDILLYMFSLSREAEIADPPLVPLEALSAGTPLIVSAGSSLDFYLKSLVENGFVISIKNPDNIVDAIYTLSSIDRNRYGFVTHTYIEHIFSPKSVAQRIKGILEEAEIL; the protein is encoded by the coding sequence ATGACAATGTATGTACTTGTAGTAGGACCGAAGATTACTCCTCCTTGGGATAGCGCTGCAGCTAGTATAGGTAAGGGTGTTTTGCAATCCTTGGCTTACTTAGCGAGCCATGTGGATGTTGCAACAACCTGTGTAGAGTTAAAGCGTATCATTCGAAACTATGGCTTCGTACCGAGTGGTGTTAAAGATTTTGAGGGTTTTTATGGGAATAAAATTAGGTGGCATGTTGTTAGACACTATAGTAATCAATTACTTAACGAGATTAAGCTCACCCTAATAGCTAGTATGTTGATTCATAATGGAGATTATGATTTTCTATTCTATATAGGTATTCCTAGAAACTTGCTATCTATACGTTTACTAGGTAGAGCATGCAAGGCATTTATATTATATGTTTACACTATTCCTAGTATTCAAAGTATTCTTGCCCTGAAATATCTTACTGCAAAGGCTCAAAAGTTGATGTCTAAGCTAATGATATTCACGTCTAGTTTGCATGCATATAGAATTCTTAAGACGCATCTAAATCTTCAGCATATAAATGTGGTTCCACCAGTTATTGATACTTCTGTCTTTAAGCCCTTAAACAATATTAGTAACTATTCTAGCAGTCACCTACGTTTAGGATATGTTGGGCCTTTGCATACTCCAAGATTCCCGGTTAGGGATATTGCTAAGGTATTAGTATCTTTGAAGAGTAGAGGAATAAATGCATCCCTGCATATAAGGGGTTTACTGAGACATGGTAGACGGGATAGACCTTATGCTTACAATATTGAGAAATTGTTTAAGAGGCTCCTTGGCGAGGTAAACGTTGATGTGAAGATAGGTCAGCTTTCCAGAGGCGAACTTAACGAGTTCTATAACAGCATAGACATATTGCTTTATATGTTCAGCCTCTCAAGGGAAGCAGAGATAGCTGATCCCCCATTGGTTCCGCTTGAGGCACTCTCAGCAGGTACCCCCTTAATAGTTTCAGCTGGTTCGAGCTTAGACTTTTATTTAAAGTCTTTAGTAGAAAATGGTTTTGTTATAAGTATAAAGAACCCTGATAATATAGTTGATGCTATATATACCTTATCATCGATAGACAGAAATAGATATGGCTTCGTAACTCATACCTATATTGAACATATATTCTCACCTAAGTCTGTGGCTCAGAGGATTAAAGGAATACTTGAGGAGGCAGAGATATTATGA